In the genome of Kitasatospora cineracea, one region contains:
- a CDS encoding SURF1 family protein — protein sequence MYRFLLSLRWAVIVLVAAVLVPTMIKLGFWQYHRHEARVARNDLVARNLGSAPVAFDSLSAPGWSVPTGELWRTVTATGSYDTAHEVVVRGRTEPGGSTIGYFVVTPLVLADGKGSVLVNRGWVESAADAASIPDVPAPPSGEVTVTGRLRADETYASLGVKNRGGLPERMYKVINTAEQAKYANSTVLGGYLELSSSRPAAGPSPELLAEPGHSDIGPHMAYAIQWWLFTSLIPIGLVVMARREAGQHASERTAESGELVGATS from the coding sequence GTGTACCGATTCCTGCTGTCCCTGCGCTGGGCGGTCATCGTCCTGGTGGCCGCGGTGCTGGTCCCGACCATGATCAAGCTGGGGTTCTGGCAGTACCACCGGCACGAGGCACGGGTGGCCCGCAACGACCTGGTGGCGCGCAACCTGGGCAGCGCCCCGGTCGCCTTCGACTCGCTCTCCGCCCCCGGCTGGTCCGTCCCGACCGGCGAGCTCTGGCGCACCGTGACCGCCACCGGCAGCTACGACACCGCGCACGAGGTGGTCGTCCGCGGCCGCACCGAGCCCGGCGGCTCCACCATCGGCTACTTCGTGGTCACCCCGCTGGTGCTCGCCGACGGCAAGGGCTCGGTACTGGTCAACCGCGGCTGGGTGGAGTCCGCCGCGGACGCCGCCAGCATCCCGGACGTCCCGGCCCCGCCGTCCGGCGAGGTCACCGTCACCGGCCGGCTGCGCGCCGACGAGACGTACGCCTCGCTGGGCGTGAAGAACCGCGGCGGCCTGCCCGAGCGGATGTACAAGGTGATCAACACCGCCGAGCAGGCCAAGTACGCGAACAGCACCGTGCTCGGCGGCTACCTGGAGCTGTCCTCCTCCCGGCCCGCCGCCGGCCCCTCCCCCGAGCTGCTCGCCGAGCCCGGCCACTCCGACATCGGCCCGCACATGGCGTACGCGATCCAGTGGTGGCTGTTCACCTCGCTGATCCCGATCGGCCTGGTGGTGATGGCCCGCCGCGAGGCCGGGCAGCACGCCTCCGAACGGACCGCCGAGTCCGGGGAACTGGTCGGCGCCACCAGCTGA
- a CDS encoding SpoIIE family protein phosphatase has protein sequence MDSRRLPNIDGVAAALVDGDGRVVGWTAAAEQLLGLAAAQVTGRPAADLLADGAADAAALGRRAGEVRLRTGGGPPLEVAYQVLPLAGEHGEVRALVLATPADTVTRWRQDEAFTRELFLQDRLGLAFFDTDLRLLRTNTHLLPYTGLPDHLAGHRLGDFLQPRDAEDAEAILRRVLDTGEPVVRAELPIRTLDDPGPAVMMEVQAFRLQAPDGALIGVTALFGDVTELHRYRRRADVLHRATAAVGGSLSVAGTAEDLAGVLVPGLGDRAEVDIAEAVFTGDEPVPGADGLLPVRRTATAGPPGPDDRPLGPLGPIAREELGRAAAAAAGRPTMSAPLHARGGPLGRVTVHRGPDDGPYEGEDLELLREIAARASLALDNARRYTREHRAAVGLQRSLLPPAETAVPAATTASVYRPTDTATGVGGDWFDVIPLSGARVALVAGDVVGHGLQASATMGRLRTAVRTLADLDLEPDELLVHLDDLVSQLVVEGSEEERERGVADPSGATCVYAVYDPVSGICQAASAGHPPPALVHPDGRVEYLPVNPGPPLGVGGLPFETVECALSGGSVLALYTDGLIEGGTGGDLDEGMAQLAVRLGEADLGGDLAAAGRAIVAEMSTAGLSDDVTLLLARLHPVPPADTAVWTIEADPSAVAGVREAATRTLEEWGLDGLVFTTELVLSELVTNAIRYAGGPVMVRLIRSSVLTCEVSDPSATQPRMRRARLTDEGGRGLYLVAQLTERWGSRYTRSGKTIWAEQPMGPA, from the coding sequence ATGGACAGTCGGCGGTTGCCGAACATCGACGGCGTCGCGGCGGCCCTGGTCGACGGCGACGGACGCGTCGTGGGCTGGACCGCCGCCGCCGAGCAGCTGCTCGGCCTGGCCGCAGCCCAGGTCACCGGCCGCCCGGCCGCCGACCTGCTGGCCGACGGCGCGGCCGACGCCGCCGCGCTCGGCCGCCGGGCCGGCGAGGTGCGGCTGCGCACCGGCGGCGGCCCCCCGCTGGAGGTCGCCTACCAGGTGCTGCCGCTGGCCGGCGAGCACGGCGAAGTCCGGGCCCTGGTGCTGGCCACCCCCGCCGATACCGTCACCCGGTGGCGCCAGGACGAGGCGTTCACCCGGGAGCTGTTCCTCCAGGACCGGCTCGGCCTGGCCTTCTTCGACACCGACCTGCGGCTGCTGCGCACCAACACCCACCTGCTGCCCTACACCGGACTGCCCGACCACCTGGCCGGCCACCGGCTCGGCGACTTCCTGCAGCCCCGGGACGCCGAGGACGCCGAGGCGATCCTGCGCCGGGTACTCGACACCGGGGAGCCGGTGGTCCGGGCCGAACTGCCGATCCGCACCCTGGACGACCCCGGCCCCGCCGTGATGATGGAGGTGCAGGCCTTCCGGCTACAGGCCCCCGACGGGGCGCTGATCGGCGTCACCGCGCTGTTCGGCGACGTCACCGAACTGCACCGCTACCGGCGGCGCGCCGACGTGCTGCACCGGGCCACCGCCGCCGTCGGCGGCTCGCTCTCGGTGGCCGGCACCGCCGAGGACCTGGCCGGCGTGCTGGTGCCCGGGCTCGGCGACCGCGCCGAGGTGGACATCGCCGAAGCCGTCTTCACCGGCGACGAACCGGTGCCCGGCGCCGACGGGCTGCTCCCCGTCCGCCGCACCGCCACCGCCGGGCCGCCCGGGCCCGACGACCGCCCGCTCGGGCCGCTCGGCCCGATCGCCCGCGAGGAGCTCGGCCGCGCCGCCGCCGCGGCCGCCGGACGGCCCACGATGAGCGCCCCGCTGCACGCCCGCGGCGGCCCGCTCGGCCGGGTCACCGTCCACCGCGGCCCCGACGACGGCCCGTACGAGGGCGAGGACCTGGAACTGCTGCGGGAGATCGCCGCCCGGGCCTCGCTCGCCCTCGACAACGCCCGCCGCTACACCCGCGAGCACCGGGCCGCCGTCGGCCTGCAGCGCTCGCTGCTGCCGCCCGCCGAGACCGCGGTGCCCGCCGCCACCACCGCCAGCGTCTACCGGCCCACCGACACCGCGACCGGCGTCGGCGGCGACTGGTTCGACGTGATCCCGCTCTCCGGCGCCCGGGTCGCCCTGGTGGCCGGCGACGTGGTCGGCCACGGCCTGCAGGCCAGCGCCACCATGGGCCGGCTGCGCACCGCCGTGCGCACCCTGGCCGACCTCGACCTGGAGCCCGACGAGCTGCTGGTGCACCTGGACGACCTGGTCTCCCAGCTGGTCGTCGAGGGCAGCGAGGAGGAGCGCGAGCGCGGCGTCGCCGACCCGTCCGGGGCGACCTGCGTGTACGCCGTCTACGACCCGGTCTCCGGCATCTGCCAGGCCGCCAGCGCCGGGCACCCGCCGCCCGCCCTGGTGCACCCCGACGGGCGGGTCGAGTACCTGCCGGTCAACCCCGGGCCGCCGCTCGGCGTCGGCGGGCTGCCGTTCGAGACCGTCGAGTGCGCGCTGAGCGGCGGCAGCGTGCTGGCGCTGTACACCGACGGGCTGATCGAGGGCGGCACCGGCGGCGACCTGGACGAGGGCATGGCGCAGCTGGCCGTCCGGCTCGGCGAGGCCGACCTGGGCGGGGACCTGGCGGCGGCCGGGCGGGCGATCGTCGCCGAGATGTCCACCGCCGGGCTCAGCGACGACGTCACGCTGCTGCTGGCCCGGCTGCACCCGGTGCCGCCCGCGGACACCGCCGTGTGGACCATCGAGGCCGACCCGTCGGCGGTCGCCGGGGTGCGCGAGGCCGCCACCCGGACGCTGGAGGAGTGGGGGCTGGACGGGCTGGTGTTCACCACCGAGCTGGTGCTGAGCGAACTGGTCACCAACGCGATCCGGTACGCGGGCGGGCCGGTGATGGTGCGGCTGATCCGCTCCTCGGTGCTGACCTGCGAGGTCTCCGACCCCAGTGCCACCCAGCCGCGGATGCGCCGGGCCCGGCTCACCGACGAGGGCGGCCGCGGCCTGTACCTGGTCGCCCAGCTGACCGAGCGCTGGGGCAGCCGCTACACCCGCAGCGGCAAGACCATCTGGGCCGAGCAGCCGATGGGGCCTGCCTGA
- a CDS encoding right-handed parallel beta-helix repeat-containing protein, with amino-acid sequence MSPSAPASSAAANTVRVSTAKELQAALSAAVPGRTIQLADGTYSGNFKITTAGTAAARITLTGSPNAVLTTSTGGGYGLSLAGAPYWTVQGITVTNAQKGIMVDSSDYVVLDGVTVHHTTMEGVHFRNSSSHGVLRNSTVHDTGTAHDGKGEGVYVGTANTLTDKSDYVQIVGNTIGPNIGAENIDLKEGTTGGLVSGNRFDGSGLTNINYDDSWVDVKGNGYVIENNTGVRTMNDGYQTHTQQPGWGCGTVFRGNRSDLTGANGANAAKYAIDVTNYSAACPVTVTADNTVTGGTTLVNPGIPVG; translated from the coding sequence CTGTCGCCGTCCGCCCCGGCCTCCTCGGCCGCCGCGAACACCGTCCGGGTCTCCACCGCCAAGGAGCTGCAGGCCGCGCTGAGCGCCGCCGTCCCCGGCCGCACCATCCAGCTCGCCGACGGCACCTACAGCGGCAACTTCAAGATCACCACGGCGGGCACGGCCGCCGCCCGGATCACCCTGACCGGCTCGCCGAACGCCGTCCTCACCACCTCCACCGGCGGCGGCTACGGCCTCTCGCTGGCAGGCGCCCCCTACTGGACCGTCCAGGGCATCACCGTCACCAACGCCCAGAAGGGCATCATGGTCGACTCCTCGGACTACGTGGTGCTCGACGGCGTGACGGTCCACCACACCACCATGGAGGGCGTGCACTTCCGCAACTCCTCCAGCCACGGCGTGCTGCGCAACTCGACCGTGCACGACACCGGCACCGCCCACGACGGCAAGGGCGAGGGCGTCTACGTCGGCACCGCCAACACGCTCACCGACAAGAGCGACTACGTGCAGATCGTCGGCAACACCATCGGCCCCAACATCGGCGCCGAGAACATCGACCTCAAGGAGGGCACCACCGGCGGCTTGGTCTCCGGCAACCGCTTCGACGGCAGCGGCCTGACGAACATCAACTACGACGACTCCTGGGTCGACGTGAAGGGCAACGGCTACGTCATCGAGAACAACACCGGCGTGCGCACCATGAACGACGGCTACCAGACCCACACCCAGCAGCCCGGCTGGGGCTGCGGCACCGTCTTCCGGGGCAACAGGTCCGACCTGACCGGCGCGAACGGCGCCAACGCCGCCAAGTACGCGATCGACGTCACCAACTACAGCGCCGCCTGCCCGGTCACCGTCACCGCCGACAACACCGTCACCGGAGGCACCACCCTGGTCAACCCCGGCATCCCGGTGGGCTGA
- a CDS encoding SDR family oxidoreductase, with product MDLGLKDKVYVVTGATRGLGHATARQLVAEGAKVIVTGRTQAAATAAAADLGENAHGVGADNADPATPQRLIDAARSRFDGFDGILISVGGPAAGPVATATDDAWRSAFDSVFLGALRLARTAAERLPAGGVIAFVLSTSVRQPIGGLGISNGLRPGLAMAAKTLADELGPRGIRVLGLLPGRIDTDRVRELDSLAADPAAAREAAAEGIPLRRYGTPEEFGRTAAFLLSPAASYLTGLMLPVDGGAIRSL from the coding sequence ATGGATCTCGGACTCAAGGACAAGGTGTACGTGGTCACCGGCGCGACCCGGGGCCTCGGCCACGCCACCGCCCGGCAACTCGTCGCCGAAGGCGCCAAAGTGATCGTCACCGGCCGCACCCAGGCGGCCGCCACCGCCGCCGCGGCCGACCTCGGCGAGAACGCCCACGGCGTCGGCGCCGACAACGCCGACCCGGCCACCCCGCAGCGCCTGATCGACGCCGCCCGCAGCCGCTTCGACGGCTTCGACGGCATCCTGATCAGCGTCGGCGGCCCCGCCGCCGGCCCGGTCGCCACCGCCACCGACGACGCCTGGCGCAGCGCGTTCGACTCCGTCTTCCTCGGCGCCCTGCGGCTGGCCCGCACCGCCGCCGAACGCCTCCCCGCCGGGGGCGTCATCGCCTTCGTGCTCTCCACCTCGGTCCGCCAGCCGATCGGCGGCCTCGGCATCTCCAACGGCCTGCGCCCCGGCCTCGCCATGGCCGCCAAGACCCTCGCCGACGAACTCGGCCCGCGCGGCATCCGCGTCCTCGGCCTGCTCCCCGGCCGGATCGACACCGACCGGGTCCGCGAACTCGACTCCCTCGCCGCCGACCCCGCCGCCGCCCGCGAGGCCGCCGCCGAGGGCATCCCGCTGCGCCGCTACGGCACCCCCGAGGAGTTCGGCCGCACCGCCGCCTTCCTGCTCTCCCCCGCCGCCTCCTACCTCACCGGCCTGATGCTCCCGGTCGACGGCGGAGCCATCCGCAGCCTGTAG
- a CDS encoding alkaline shock response membrane anchor protein AmaP, with protein MSRRAVNRTLLALVGLALLAGGALVLLGGLDAYRHLGITPPHWWPLTSPDQPVLSTASRTRWTDRDWWWPVAIAVPALVVLGCLWWLFSQLRRGGPAGVDLPSPAAPGEPHFALHVRSRAVEDAIEAETVALPGVDRVTAKVTGAARRPEVHTAVRLAPGADTAALLAAYRTGPVEHARHSLGLTSLPAQLRLRGAKPRRERSGKKAPRVK; from the coding sequence ATGAGCCGACGCGCCGTCAACCGCACCCTGCTGGCCCTGGTCGGGCTGGCCCTGCTGGCGGGCGGGGCCCTGGTGCTGCTCGGCGGGCTCGACGCCTACCGGCACCTCGGGATCACCCCGCCCCACTGGTGGCCGCTCACCTCGCCCGACCAGCCCGTGCTCAGCACGGCCAGCCGCACCCGCTGGACCGACCGCGACTGGTGGTGGCCGGTGGCGATCGCGGTGCCCGCGCTGGTGGTCCTCGGCTGCCTGTGGTGGCTGTTCTCCCAACTGCGCCGGGGCGGCCCGGCCGGGGTCGACCTGCCCTCGCCCGCGGCGCCCGGCGAACCGCACTTCGCCCTGCACGTGCGCAGCCGGGCGGTCGAGGACGCGATCGAGGCCGAGACGGTGGCGCTCCCGGGCGTCGACCGGGTCACCGCCAAGGTCACCGGGGCGGCCCGCCGCCCCGAGGTGCACACCGCCGTCCGGCTCGCCCCCGGCGCCGACACCGCCGCCCTGCTCGCCGCCTACCGCACCGGCCCGGTCGAGCACGCCCGCCACTCGCTGGGCCTGACGTCGCTCCCCGCCCAACTGCGGCTGCGGGGCGCGAAGCCCCGCCGCGAGCGCTCCGGCAAGAAGGCCCCGCGGGTGAAGTAG
- a CDS encoding DUF6286 domain-containing protein → MHGSGPSGLEARRRRAGRWLRSQRAVPAALVVAVLLVASGALLYDVIAVRAGGQARPWRRELSEQLATRHLDDPWVLGIAGGAVALGLLLLWLAFARGLRGWLALEPRGAAIHRSAVAALIAGRARRRADVHSWQVKVGRRRTRVTLTGTTDPAGAERELRAELDRIPLAAPHRLDVRTRPVHERHHRRELAEWEPPR, encoded by the coding sequence GTGCACGGGAGCGGGCCGAGCGGGCTGGAGGCCAGGCGGCGGCGGGCCGGGCGGTGGCTGCGCTCCCAGCGGGCGGTGCCGGCCGCGCTGGTGGTGGCGGTGCTGCTGGTGGCGTCCGGCGCGCTGCTGTACGACGTGATCGCGGTGCGGGCCGGCGGGCAGGCCAGGCCCTGGCGGCGGGAGCTGTCGGAGCAGTTGGCGACCCGCCACCTGGACGACCCGTGGGTGCTGGGCATCGCGGGCGGCGCGGTCGCCCTCGGGCTGCTGCTGCTGTGGCTGGCGTTCGCCCGCGGCCTGCGCGGCTGGCTCGCGCTGGAGCCGCGCGGGGCGGCGATCCACCGCAGCGCGGTCGCCGCACTGATCGCCGGGCGCGCCCGGCGGCGCGCCGACGTGCACTCCTGGCAGGTGAAGGTCGGCCGGCGGCGCACCCGGGTCACGCTGACCGGCACCACCGACCCGGCCGGGGCGGAGCGCGAACTGCGGGCCGAACTGGACCGGATCCCGCTGGCCGCGCCGCACCGGCTGGACGTCCGCACCCGGCCGGTGCACGAGCGCCACCACCGCCGGGAACTCGCCGAGTGGGAGCCGCCCCGATGA
- a CDS encoding Asp23/Gls24 family envelope stress response protein, which translates to MTQPHTPTPADLQKSATENRPSGERGRTALAVGVVEKIAGMAAREVSGIHALGSGFSRTFGAMRDRVPGSKSSVGRGIKAEVGEKQTAIDIALVVEYGVVIPALAGEVRSNIIEAVERMTGLEVVEVNIAVNDVHLPDEEDEDEEEESASSGRRPRVQ; encoded by the coding sequence ATGACGCAGCCTCACACCCCCACCCCCGCGGACCTGCAGAAGAGCGCGACGGAGAACCGGCCGAGCGGTGAGCGCGGCCGTACCGCCCTCGCGGTCGGAGTGGTGGAGAAGATCGCCGGCATGGCGGCCCGGGAGGTGTCGGGCATCCACGCGCTGGGCTCGGGGTTCTCCCGGACGTTCGGGGCGATGCGGGACCGGGTGCCGGGCTCGAAGTCCAGCGTGGGGCGCGGGATCAAGGCGGAGGTCGGCGAGAAGCAGACCGCCATCGACATCGCGCTGGTGGTCGAGTACGGGGTGGTGATCCCCGCGCTGGCCGGCGAGGTGCGGTCGAACATCATCGAGGCGGTCGAGCGGATGACCGGCCTGGAGGTGGTCGAGGTGAACATCGCCGTCAACGACGTCCACCTGCCCGACGAGGAGGACGAGGACGAGGAGGAGGAGTCCGCCTCCTCCGGCCGGCGTCCCCGCGTGCAGTGA
- a CDS encoding enoyl-CoA hydratase/isomerase family protein translates to MTTDIPDADRTAWEKAGVRLDLDGELATVTLCDPTRRNAQTPAMWRALAAVGRALPGTVRVVLLRGEGSSFSAGLDRAMFTPEGIPGETGFLQLAASPDAELDATIAFYQEAFTWWRRTDLVTVAAVQGHAVGAGFQLALACDLRVVAEDVQFAMKETSLGLVPDLTGTKPLTELVGYARALEICATGRRIGADEAVAIGLANLAVPADDLHAAAADLAAALLAAPRNAVIETKSLLRGAIDRTYDQQRAAERESQARRLRDLAGR, encoded by the coding sequence ATGACCACCGACATCCCCGACGCCGACCGCACCGCGTGGGAGAAGGCGGGCGTCCGCCTCGACCTGGACGGCGAACTCGCCACCGTCACCCTCTGTGACCCCACCCGCCGCAACGCCCAGACCCCCGCGATGTGGCGCGCCCTCGCCGCCGTCGGCCGCGCGCTGCCCGGCACCGTCCGGGTCGTCCTGCTCCGCGGCGAGGGCAGCTCCTTCTCGGCCGGCCTCGACCGCGCCATGTTCACCCCCGAGGGCATCCCCGGCGAGACCGGCTTCCTCCAGCTCGCCGCCTCCCCGGACGCCGAGCTCGACGCCACCATCGCCTTCTACCAGGAGGCCTTCACCTGGTGGCGCCGCACCGACCTGGTCACCGTCGCCGCCGTCCAGGGCCACGCGGTCGGCGCGGGCTTCCAGCTCGCCCTCGCCTGCGACCTGCGGGTGGTCGCCGAGGACGTCCAGTTCGCCATGAAGGAGACCTCCCTCGGCCTGGTCCCCGACCTCACCGGCACCAAGCCGCTCACCGAACTCGTCGGCTACGCCCGCGCCCTGGAGATCTGCGCCACCGGCCGCCGGATCGGCGCGGACGAGGCCGTCGCCATCGGCCTCGCCAACCTCGCCGTCCCCGCGGACGACCTCCACGCTGCCGCCGCCGACCTGGCCGCCGCGCTGCTGGCCGCCCCCCGCAACGCCGTCATCGAGACCAAGTCCCTGCTGCGCGGCGCGATCGACCGCACCTACGACCAGCAGCGCGCCGCCGAGCGCGAGTCCCAGGCCCGCCGCCTCCGCGACCTCGCGGGCCGCTGA
- a CDS encoding helix-turn-helix domain-containing protein, with the protein MAETLKKGSRVTGAAREKLAADLKKKYDSGASIRALAEETGRSYGFVHRMLSESGVNLRGRGGATRGKGKATAAAGS; encoded by the coding sequence GTGGCCGAGACTCTGAAAAAGGGCAGCCGGGTAACAGGTGCCGCGCGTGAGAAGCTCGCGGCCGATCTCAAGAAGAAGTACGACTCCGGGGCGAGCATCCGCGCCCTCGCGGAGGAGACGGGCCGGTCCTACGGCTTCGTCCACCGCATGCTCAGCGAGTCCGGGGTCAACCTCCGGGGCCGTGGCGGAGCCACCCGCGGCAAGGGCAAGGCCACTGCCGCTGCCGGTTCCTGA
- a CDS encoding ABC-F family ATP-binding cassette domain-containing protein, whose product MISANALELRAGARILIESASFRIAPGDRIGLVGRNGAGKTTLTKVLAGEGLPAGGTVTSSGEVGYLPQDPRTGDLDVLARDRILSARGLDTVLRKMRENEERMANGKGATRDNAMKKYARLETEFLTKGGYAAEAEAATIAAALGLPDRILGQELHTLSGGQRRRVELARILFSDADILLLDEPTNHLDADSIAWLRDFLKTYKGGFIVISHDVELVETVVNKVFYLDANRSAIDIYNMGWRQYQQQREDDEKRRKRERANAEKKAATLNSQADKMRAKATKTVAAQNMARRAEKLLSGLEQVRVSDKVAKLRFPDPAPCGKTPLTAEGLSKSYGSLEIFTDVGLAIDRGSRVVILGLNGAGKTTLLRMLAGVEQPDTGEVIPGHGLKIGYYAQEHETLDPERSVLENMRSSAPDTDLVQIRKILGSFLFSGDDVDKPAGVLSGGEKTRLALASLVVSSANVLLLDEPTNNLDPASREEILGALRTFTGAVVLVTHDEGAVEALQPERIILLPDGVEDLWSPAYHDLVSLA is encoded by the coding sequence ATGATTTCCGCGAACGCCCTGGAGCTTCGTGCCGGTGCCCGCATCCTGATCGAGTCCGCCAGCTTCCGGATCGCCCCGGGCGACCGGATCGGCCTGGTCGGCCGCAACGGCGCGGGCAAGACCACGCTGACGAAGGTGCTGGCCGGCGAGGGCCTCCCGGCCGGCGGCACGGTCACCTCCTCCGGCGAGGTCGGCTACCTCCCGCAGGACCCGCGCACCGGAGACCTCGACGTCCTCGCCCGGGACCGCATCCTGTCCGCCCGCGGCCTCGACACCGTGCTGAGGAAGATGCGCGAGAACGAGGAGCGGATGGCCAACGGCAAGGGCGCCACCCGCGACAACGCGATGAAGAAGTACGCCCGGCTGGAGACCGAGTTCCTCACCAAGGGCGGCTACGCCGCCGAGGCGGAGGCCGCCACCATCGCCGCCGCGCTCGGCCTGCCCGACCGCATCCTCGGCCAGGAGCTGCACACCCTCTCCGGCGGCCAGCGCCGCCGCGTCGAGCTGGCCCGGATCCTCTTCTCGGACGCCGACATCCTGCTGCTCGACGAGCCCACCAACCACCTCGACGCGGACTCCATCGCCTGGCTGCGGGACTTCCTGAAGACCTACAAGGGCGGCTTCATCGTCATCTCGCACGACGTCGAGCTGGTCGAGACGGTCGTCAACAAGGTCTTCTACCTGGACGCCAACCGCTCCGCCATCGACATCTACAACATGGGCTGGAGGCAGTACCAGCAGCAGCGCGAGGACGACGAGAAGCGCCGCAAGCGCGAGCGGGCCAACGCGGAGAAGAAGGCCGCGACGCTCAACTCGCAGGCCGACAAGATGCGCGCCAAGGCCACCAAGACGGTCGCCGCGCAGAACATGGCCCGCCGCGCCGAGAAGCTGCTCTCCGGCCTGGAGCAGGTCCGGGTCTCCGACAAGGTCGCCAAGCTCCGCTTCCCGGACCCGGCCCCGTGCGGCAAGACCCCGCTGACGGCCGAGGGCCTGTCGAAGTCCTACGGCTCGCTGGAGATCTTCACCGACGTGGGCCTGGCGATCGACCGCGGCTCCCGGGTCGTCATCCTCGGCCTCAACGGCGCGGGCAAGACCACCCTGCTGCGGATGCTCGCGGGCGTGGAGCAGCCGGACACCGGCGAGGTGATCCCCGGCCACGGCCTGAAGATCGGCTACTACGCGCAGGAGCACGAGACGCTCGACCCCGAGCGCAGCGTGCTGGAGAACATGCGCTCCTCCGCGCCGGACACCGACCTGGTGCAGATCCGCAAGATCCTCGGCTCCTTCCTGTTCTCCGGCGACGACGTGGACAAGCCCGCCGGGGTGCTCTCCGGCGGCGAGAAGACCCGGCTCGCGCTGGCCTCGCTGGTCGTCTCCAGCGCCAACGTGCTGCTGCTCGACGAGCCCACCAACAACCTCGACCCGGCCAGCCGCGAGGAGATCCTCGGCGCGCTGCGCACCTTCACCGGCGCGGTCGTGCTGGTCACCCACGACGAGGGCGCGGTCGAGGCGCTCCAGCCGGAGCGGATCATCCTGCTCCCCGACGGCGTCGAGGACCTGTGGAGCCCCGCCTACCACGACCTGGTGTCGCTGGCCTGA
- the ypfJ gene encoding KPN_02809 family neutral zinc metallopeptidase, translated as MQFDDEAELDASQVQDRRGIPGGGLAVGGGAIGILGLVVALLFGIDPGMFGAADQPAAPPVGKATSPAQLSAACRTGADANKRQDCRILAVVNSVQAYWQADFAARGRSYAPADTVLFTDRVATACGTATSAVGPFYCPGDRKAYFDLGFFDDMTRQLGAKGGPFAEAYVVAHEYGHHVQDLLGTMGKVGNDRQGADSASVRLELQADCYAGVWTHHATTTPQPSTGRPLITSLTDQDIALALDAAESVGDDRIQQRATGRSNPETWTHGSSAQRKQWFTTGYRTGDPAQCDTFG; from the coding sequence ATGCAGTTCGACGACGAGGCGGAGCTCGACGCCTCACAGGTGCAGGACCGGCGCGGCATCCCCGGCGGCGGACTGGCGGTCGGCGGCGGGGCGATCGGCATCCTCGGGCTGGTCGTGGCGCTGCTGTTCGGCATCGACCCGGGGATGTTCGGCGCCGCCGACCAGCCGGCCGCGCCCCCGGTCGGGAAGGCCACCAGCCCCGCCCAGCTGAGCGCGGCCTGCAGGACCGGCGCGGACGCCAACAAGCGGCAGGACTGCCGGATCCTGGCCGTGGTCAACAGCGTCCAGGCGTACTGGCAGGCCGACTTCGCGGCCCGCGGCCGCAGCTACGCCCCGGCCGACACCGTGCTGTTCACCGACCGGGTCGCCACCGCCTGCGGCACCGCGACCTCCGCGGTCGGGCCGTTCTACTGCCCCGGCGACCGCAAGGCCTACTTCGACCTGGGCTTCTTCGACGACATGACCCGGCAGCTGGGCGCCAAGGGCGGGCCGTTCGCCGAGGCGTACGTGGTGGCGCACGAGTACGGGCACCACGTGCAGGACCTGCTGGGCACCATGGGCAAGGTCGGCAACGACCGGCAGGGCGCGGACAGCGCCTCGGTCAGGCTGGAGCTGCAGGCCGACTGCTACGCGGGCGTGTGGACGCACCACGCCACCACCACCCCGCAGCCCTCCACCGGGCGCCCGCTGATCACCTCGCTGACCGACCAGGACATCGCACTGGCGCTGGACGCCGCCGAGTCGGTGGGCGACGACCGGATCCAGCAGCGGGCCACCGGGCGCAGCAACCCGGAGACCTGGACGCACGGCTCCTCGGCGCAGCGGAAGCAGTGGTTCACCACCGGCTACCGCACCGGCGACCCGGCGCAGTGCGACACCTTCGGCTGA